Proteins encoded by one window of Vigna radiata var. radiata cultivar VC1973A chromosome 5, Vradiata_ver6, whole genome shotgun sequence:
- the LOC106762218 gene encoding potassium transporter 2 gives MDLESRKCWDTSKKDSWKTVMLLAYQSLGVVYGDLSISPLYVFTSTFAEDIEHSETNEEIFGTLSFVFWTLTLVPLFKYVFVVLRADDNGEGGTFALYSLICRHAKVSLLPNRQHADEALSTYKMEEPPEKDTSRVKMVLEKYKGLHTALLIVVLLGTCMVIGDGLLTPAMSVFSAVSGLELSMTKKHHQYAVIPITCFILVCLFALQHYGTHRVGFLFAPIVLAWLLCISTLGLYNIFKWNPHVYKALSPYYMFKFLKKTRISGWMSLGGILLCITGSEATFADLGHFSYMAIQTAFTFLVYPALILGYMGQAAYLSHHHDSDLQISFFVSVPESVRWPVLILAILASVVGSQAIISGTFSIINQSQSLGCFPRVKVVHTSDKIHGQVYIPEINWLLMILCIAVAIGFRDIKHMGNASGLAVMTVMLVTTCLTSLVIVVCWHKPPIVALCFLLFFGSIELLYFSASLTKFCEGAWLPILLALFLMIIMFLWHYATIRKYEYDLHNKVSLDWLLALGPSLGIARVPGIGLVFTDLTAGIPANFSRFVTNLPAYHRILVFVCVKSVPVPHVPAAERYLVGRVGPSAHRSYRCIVRYGYRDVHQDVDSFESELVARLADFIQYDWYRSRRSSMSVEDDVSNSNESSSHRLTVIGTTGFSIQPGYESGGESVQQASVSVGFPTVQSVSDVIEMEPTVSERRVRFAIDYEPESDARSEVGLQMQEELEDLYAAQEAGIAFILGHSHVRAKQGSSVLKKLALNYGYNFLRRNCRGPDVALKVPPVSLLEVGMVYIV, from the exons ATGGATCTTGAATCCAGGAAGTGTTGGGATACCTCAAAG AAGGACTCTTGGAAGACTGTTATGCTCTTGGCCTACCAAAGCCTTGGTGTGGTATATGGGGACTTGAGCATTTCTCCTTTGTATGTGTTCACGAGCACATTTGCCGAAGATATTGAACATTCAGAGACCAATGAAGAGATTTTTGGTACCCTCTCTTTTGTATTCTGGACTCTGACACTGGTGCCACTCTTCAAATACGTTTTTGTGGTTCTTAGAGCTGATGATAATGGAGAAG GTGGTACGTTTGCTCTATATTCCTTGATTTGTAGGCATGCCAAAGTCAGTCTCCTACCAAATCGACAACATGCGGATGAAGCGCTTTCTACATATAAGATGGAGGAGCCTCCAGAAAAAGATACTTCTAGAGTTAAGATGGTACTTGAGAAATATAAGGGTTTGCATACGGCTCTCCTAATCGTGGTTCTTCTTGGCACTTGTATGGTAATAGGAGATGGACTTCTTACTCCAGCTATGTCTG TTTTCTCGGCAGTATCTGGTCTTGAGCTATCTATGACCAAGAAACACCACCAGT ATGCTGTGATTCCCATCACTTGCTTCATACTGGTTTGTTTGTTCGCACTGCAACACTATGGTACACATAGGGTGGGATTCCTTTTTGCTCCAATTGTGTTAGCATGGCTGTTGTGCATCAGCACACTTGGtctatataatatattcaaatgGAATCCACATGTATATAAAGCTCTTTCGCCATATTATATGTTCAAGTTTTTGAAGAAGACAAGGATAAGTGGATGGATGTCTTTGGGGGGAATATTGCTGTGCATAACAG GCTCAGAAGCTACGTTTGCTGATCTTGGCCATTTCTCATATATGGCCATTCAG ACTGCATTCACCTTTCTGGTATATCCTGCGCTTATATTAGGATATATGGGACAAGCTGCGTATTTGTCACATCATCATGATTCTGATCTCCAAATCAGTTTCTTTGTCTCAGTTCCAG AAAGTGTGAGGTGGCCAGTGCTTATCCTAGCCATTCTAGCTTCAGTTGTGGGAAGCCAAGCAATCATCAGCGGAACATTTTCTATCATAAACCAGAGCCAATCTCTAGGTTGCTTCCCAAGAGTCAAGGTTGTCCATACATCTGACAAGATACATGGTCAGGTCTACATTCCTGAGATTAATTGGTTACTCATGATCCTCTGTATTGCTGTGGCCATCGGATTTAGGGACATAAAACACATGGGAAATGCTTCAG GATTAGCAGTGATGACTGTGATGCTGGTAACGACATGCCTTACTTCGCTGGTAATCGTAGTTTGCTGGCACAAACCCCCCATAGTAGCACTCTGTTTCCTGTTGTTCTTTGGCTCTATTGAACTGCTGTATTTCTCAGCTTCCCTCACAAAGTTTTGTGAGGGTGCCTGGTTACCAATCCTTCTGGCACTCTTCCTCATGATTATAATGTTCCTTTGGCACTATGCAACCATCAGAAAATATGAATATGACCTTCACAACAAGGTATCACTAGATTGGCTTCTAGCCTTAGGTCCTAGCTTAGGAATTGCTAGAGTTCCAGGAATAGGACTAGTGTTCACTGACCTCACAGCTGGTATCCCAGCAAACTTCTCCCGCTTTGTGACCAACCTCCCTGCATATCATCGCATccttgtttttgtgtgtgtgaaaTCAGTGCCTGTCCCTCATGTTCCTGCTGCTGAGAGGTATCTTGTGGGGCGTGTAGGACCTTCTGCTCATCGGTCCTACAGATGTATAGTCAGATATGGATATCGTGATGTTCATCAAGATGTTGATTCCTTTGAGTCAGAACTAGTAGCAAGGCTTGCAGATTTCATCCAATACGATTGGTACAGGAGTAGGAGGAGCAGCATGAGCGTTGAGGATGATGTCTCAAACTCTAATGAATCATCCAGTCACAGACTAACTGTGATTGGAACAACTGGTTTCTCCATCCAGCCAGGATATGAGAGTGGTGGTGAGAGTGTGCAGCAAGCCAGTGTCTCTGTTGGGTTCCCTACAGTTCAAAGTGTGAGTGATGTTATTGAGATGGAACCAACAGTGAGTGAGAGGAGAGTGAGGTTTGCTATTGACTATGAGCCTGAGAGCGATGCAAGGTCTGAGGTAGGACTGCAGATGCAGGAAGAACTGGAAGATCTTTATGCTGCTCAAGAAGCTGGGATTGCCTTCATTCTTGGACATTCTCATGTAAGAGCAAAGCAAGGCTCATCTGTCCTGAAGAAATTGGCACTAAACTACGGCTACAATTTCTTGAGAAGGAATTGTAGAGGCCCTGATGTAGCACTTAAGGTTCCCCCAGTTTCTCTTTTGGAGGTTGGCATGGTTTACATTGTGTAG
- the LOC106760274 gene encoding uncharacterized protein LOC106760274 produces MEAIDTWQLRTVVDGHRCSREHKLGLFNAKWLSKKLEKTVRENPAVKGVDIREKISRKWNIAISKNMAYRAKAHASDEVEGSFAMQYRRIYDYAHELLARNPGSTIKVKLQENDQMRVFERLYACLKACKDSFLLCRPIIGVDGAFLKGRYGGELLTAVARDENDQMMPLAYAVVEVENKETWTWFMELLIEDLGGPEMCSSLTLISDQQKRILLPGIAHRYCVRHLYANFRKKFPGKNLKKLMWRATLATHPQKWESEMRSIREVNLDVFCHLIAIAPRFWSRSRFTTTAQCDTLVNNMSEAFNSVLVHTRTKPIITMLEEIKLYIMKRWATNRSRVNSFKSAICPKFLSRLRKEALLTQYWIPSWSAEKIFEVRHMSHTGDKYVVNIDESSCSCRKWSLSGIPCAHALTAMTFLNLNEEDYKPACFHTSTYQQIYSSIIYPINGHNLWEVTQYEDVMPP; encoded by the exons ATGGAGGCAATAGATACATGGCAGTTAAGGACTGTGGTAGATGGGCATAGATGCAGCAGGGAGCATAAGTTAGGGTTATTCAATGCAAAATGGTTAagtaaaaaattggaaaaaacaGTTAGAGAGAATCCTGCAGTTAAGGGAGTTGATATTAGAGAGAAAATAAGTAGGAAATGGAACATAGCAATAAGTAAAAATATGGCCTATAGGGCTAAAGCTCATGCTTCAGATGAAGTGGAAGGGTCCTTCGCTATGCAATATAGGAGAATTTACGACTACGCTCATGAGCTATTAGCAAGAAACCCAGGTTCCACTATCAAGGTCAAACTTCAGGAAAATGATCAAATGCGAGTTTTTGAAAGGCTCTACGCATGCCTCAAGGCATGCAAAGATAGCTTTCTTTTATGCAGGCCAATCATTGGCGTTGATGGAGCCTTTTTGAAAGGTAGATATGGTGGTGAGCTGTTAACTGCTGTTGCTCGAGATGAAAACGATCAAATGATGCCACTAGCATATGCTGTGGTAGAGGTCGAGAACAAGGAGACTTGGACATGGTTTATGGAGCTACTCATTGAAGACCTAGGTGGACCTGAGATGTGTTCTTCACTTACATTGAtatcagaccaacaaaag AGGATTTTACTTCCTGGAATTGCACATAGATATTGTGTTAGGCATTTATATGCCAATTTCAGGAAGAAATTCCCTGGAAAGAATCTTAAGAAGCTGATGTGGAGGGCAACACTGGCAACACACCCACAGAAGTGGGAGAGTGAAATGAGAAGTATAAGAGAAGTTAACCTAGATGTATTTTGTCACTTGATAGCAATTGCTCCAAG GTTTTGGTCTAGATCAAGGTTCACAACCACAGCTCAATGTGATACCTTGGTCAATAACATGTCAGAAGCGTTTAATAGCGTTTTGgttcacacaaggacaaaaCCAATTATTACAATGTTGGAGGAAATCAAACTTTATATCATGAAGAGATGGGCCACTAATAGGTCAAGGGTAAATTCATTTAAGTCTGCCATTTGTCCAAAATTTTTGAGTAGACTGCGAAAGGAGGCCCTACTAACACAATACTGGATTCCCAG TTGGTCTGCAGAAAAGATATTTGAAGTAAGACATATGTCTCACACTGGGGACAAGTACGTGGTGAACATAGATGAATCTTCATGCTCATGCAGAAAATGGAGCCTCAGTGGAATACCCTGTGCTCATGCCTTGACAGCAATGACATTTCTCAACCTCAATGAAGAGGACTACAAACCTGCTTGCTTTCACACTTCAACATATCAACAAATATACTCATCCATTATCTATCCAATTAACGGACACAACTTGTGGGAGGTAACCCAATATGAAGATGTCATGCCtccataa
- the LOC106761429 gene encoding uncharacterized protein LOC106761429 — MGLGTLPLTPSYTSFSPNSGLIHDTLDCSRVNRSIKFRVSAKQEKQDANKKKQSLFSSVTEALDFSQVRSAEDAQLIEEAREATRAGERMNREQYGALRRKIGGTYKDFFKSYVEVDGAYVEEGWVDKTCKVCKKDTRGEERQVDNFGRYAHVACLEKSKSGNFFTRLFSS; from the exons ATGGGCCTAGGGACTCTGCCATTGACCCCTTCTTATACCAGTTTTTCTCCAAACTCAGGACTTATCCATGACACTCTTGATTGCAGCAGAGTGAATAGAAGCATAAAGTTCAGAGTTTCAGCCAAACAAGAGAAGCAAGATGCCAATAAGAAAAAACAGTCCTTGTTTAGCAGTGTGACTGAGGCTCTTGATTTTTCCCAAGTGAGATCTGCTGAAGATGCTCAGCTTATAGAAGAGGCTAGAGAAGCCACAAGAGCTGGAGAAAGGATGAACAGAGAACAG TATGGAGCTCTTAGAAGGAAAATTGGTGGTACATACAAGGATTTTTTCAAGTCCTATGTTGAAG TGGATGGAGCATATGTTGAAGAGGGATGGGTTGACAAAACATGCAAGGTATGCAAAAAGGACACCAGGGGAGAAGAAAGGCAAGTGGACAACTTTGGAAGATATGCTCATGTTGCATGTTTAGAGAAGTCCAAATCAGGGAACTTTTTTACCAGATTGTTCTCTTCTTAA